A region of Myxococcus stipitatus DSM 14675 DNA encodes the following proteins:
- a CDS encoding WGR domain-containing protein codes for MNDEREERRRVELGLRPGEAVFVDGRVDQVAMDADRLVGLVSRLMREEPISELRIQVDLAGSEESLHQVLVELREVGLASSLRSIVIDRRKYWEVIRDDELDIHREAGDVVRLELLLIDFERPDSGVDLLELALTSLDTSRLEAVDIALTQRGPTDATRLVEVLHRGGPLPSVRELTVGYFTGIERDWIQWVRLDALETLLSLYPGLQTLVLPMAELQVGRLEHPELRSLSLNWLGATPLGPSDLSAWKTSPVPKASGLQFLREACLPKLEQLGIDFQFEWYVGWTPEDVHALFQAEGLVRLRHLVLRYCGFGDVLCEALIHARFAPQLEVIDLTGTELSDVGSRILARAPSLSRVKQLICARREISPDAWNELAARYLVTEPP; via the coding sequence ATGAACGACGAACGAGAAGAGCGGCGCCGGGTGGAGCTGGGACTTCGCCCTGGTGAAGCCGTCTTCGTGGACGGGCGCGTGGACCAGGTCGCGATGGACGCCGACCGCTTGGTGGGCCTCGTCTCTCGGCTCATGCGCGAGGAGCCGATCAGCGAGCTGCGTATCCAGGTGGACCTGGCGGGCAGCGAGGAGTCGCTCCATCAGGTCCTCGTCGAGCTCCGTGAGGTGGGGCTTGCCTCCTCCCTGAGGAGCATCGTCATCGACCGCCGGAAGTACTGGGAGGTCATCCGAGACGATGAGCTGGACATCCATCGCGAGGCCGGTGACGTCGTCCGGCTCGAGCTGCTGCTGATTGATTTCGAGCGCCCCGATTCCGGTGTGGACCTGTTGGAGTTGGCCCTGACGTCGCTCGACACGAGCCGACTGGAGGCCGTGGACATCGCCCTCACTCAACGGGGCCCGACGGACGCGACCCGCCTGGTTGAAGTGCTTCACCGAGGAGGGCCACTCCCTTCGGTGCGCGAGCTGACCGTGGGCTACTTCACCGGAATCGAGCGGGATTGGATTCAGTGGGTCCGGCTCGATGCGCTGGAGACACTCCTGTCGCTGTACCCAGGACTTCAGACGCTCGTCCTCCCGATGGCGGAGCTTCAGGTCGGGAGGCTGGAGCATCCCGAGCTGCGCTCCCTCTCGCTGAACTGGCTGGGGGCCACGCCCCTCGGGCCCTCGGACCTGTCCGCGTGGAAGACGTCTCCCGTGCCCAAAGCCAGCGGACTCCAGTTCCTCCGCGAGGCGTGCCTCCCCAAGCTGGAGCAGCTGGGCATCGACTTCCAGTTCGAGTGGTACGTCGGGTGGACGCCAGAGGACGTCCACGCACTGTTTCAAGCCGAGGGCCTCGTTCGGCTCCGCCACCTGGTGCTGCGCTACTGCGGCTTCGGTGACGTGCTCTGCGAGGCGCTCATCCACGCGCGCTTCGCACCTCAGCTGGAGGTCATCGACCTGACGGGCACGGAGCTGTCCGACGTGGGCAGCCGCATCCTCGCGCGAGCCCCTTCGCTCTCCCGCGTGAAACAGCTCATCTGCGCGCGGCGCGAAATCTCCCCTGACGCATGGAACGAACTCGCGGCGCGCTATCTCGTCACGGAGCCACCGTAG